The Rosa chinensis cultivar Old Blush chromosome 7, RchiOBHm-V2, whole genome shotgun sequence DNA segment GACTCGCTCAATATTCCTGTAGCATTTATTAGTGCCATCCTGCTCCCAGTTGTAGGAAATATGTGGTCTATCCTGTTTTCCATGAGAGAAAAACTTGTGAGTTCTTTGAAGATTATGCACCTCACCTCCCTTAAAAGACTTCATTTATTTGATTGATGGAATTAGTCTTCTTGCAGGACCTCACGCTTGGAGTCGCTATTGGATTATCTATACAAACATCCATGTTTACAGTAAGGACTCGAATTCATATTCTCAATGCAGACCATTGAAACGTAGAGATTTCTAAAGTTGAATACCATTCCTAAAACAGACTTACCTTATTAACAATCCCTCGGGAGATAACAGATAGTGTTTTGCTTTTTATGATTGTAGATCCCCTTTTGTGTAATTGTTGGGTGGATAATAGGAAATCCTATGGACATGAATTTTCAACTCTTTGAGACTGTTATATTGGTTATGGCTGTGCTAGTAGTGGCATTTATGTTGCAGGTTTGTGTATTATTTCTTGTTTTTACTTCCTTTTAGCTGTAAATTATAATATTGGTATTTATAATCTCCAATTTTGTGTATGAGAGATGTATTGCTTTCAATTCCAAATTCTAGTTTGTGTATTGAAAAAGTAGCAAGAAATTGGGGATGCAGAATCAGTTGGTAGTAGAACCACTTATTTGTGAAGATGGATCATTCACAATTTTCAGATATGCAATGTCATGACTGAAAAGTCTGTGCACAGTGAACTGAACTTTGAGGTTTCTAATTACATAATCCAAGATGAGTATTGCTAAGTGATTAAACTAAGAATTTTCTCTATATCGAAACCAACACTACATATGAAGCGCATATAATTTTTGCATCATATTGCAGGTTTGTTATGCATATATCGTTTGCCTCCCCTTGGCCATTATATTACATTATTGACAGTTATGCATCTCCATTTTTCAGCATAATACATTTCTTACTTATTCCATATAAATTATAGTCTAGTCACTGCAGAATCTTTTTCATCTAAGATTCATTGCCTTAATCTTTTATAGCAAGGAACGTCAACCGACTTCAAAGGATTGATGCTTATCCTGTGTTATCTCATGGTTGCAGCAAGTTTTTTTTGTACATGTAGATGAGTAGATCCTTGAAATGGTGAGTTAAGCAATTTATTATACATCTCAAgtgaaaaagagaaaaggataGTAGAGTCAGCTTTGTATGCATGGGCATATAGAGGCCTACAAATGCATCTCCTTATACCTGCTTTTACAACCAATACACTTTTAAAGCTGTGAttgatgaaaaataaaagatgcaCATAATCCCGCAAGTTTTATCTGTGTCAAATCaggcttttcattttgtaaCTGTATTTTTCTGTTTGTGATTATGTGGCACAGGTAATGTCGTCAATAGTAGTGAAAGATGCATGAATAAAATGACATGCTAAGAGCGTTCCATTGAGCCATTGTATATCACTCCCAATCTCTTAACAATCACCTAAACTGATTTGATCTCTAATCGAGTATACATAAGCTAGTCACAATGTAGCGTGGAATATGTTTCCTTTAAGAAACATATACTCTTCTCGTAGACTGCATTGTTTGCTGGAAGTTCTTTTCTTTGCACATGTGGGTGAATACTTGGAATGTAAACTTTtcaataatagatactaaaaacactcttctttttttttaaataaactgTGGCAGAAGTCTGAGAACTGTGAACTCCTAAATGTGAACTCCTAAAGAACTGCAGATCATCTTAGAGTCTCCTAATTTCATATGTAAGTTATTATGACCTAACATTGTAATCATCTAAAATGTTTGACATTGTAATCAAATGTTCACATATCACTTAGTTACATATCACACCAAAAGAGTAATCATGTTTCCTTTCCCTCTAGTTTCTGTCCATGCTTTAGTTTTACTGTAATTATGATTCTATAATGTAATGTTAATCATATGCACTAATCATGATTAGAAGGTCAGAACACTGTTCTTTTTAATTGAACTGGTGAGTTGCATGCCTCACATGATTGTTCTTTTTCAGTAACTTTCTATTGTTCTTTTTCAGTTAACTTGCTATTATAATTCATGTATTAACATATGGGAACTAATTTATGGTATCCTTAATCAGGGTACTAATCAGCAAGCACAACATGCAAATGTAAATATGGTATCCTTATTTTAGTACTTCAACTTCACTGCACATTCAAATGTAAGTATGTTCTTTCATTTATATTGATAGAACTGTAAGTTTGGATTTGGAAGTATTGATTTTCATTATCAAGCTTGAAACTTTAGTGGTATATCCTCATGTGGTCTGGTGACAGAAATGACCTGTAcagtttgttgtttgcaatATATCCTCATGTGGTCTGGTGACAGAAATGACCTGTACAGTTTGTTGTTTGCAAGTAAGAGAGCTGAAATAAGCGAAAGGCTACCCTGCATTGAGAATGAGTGCTCGACCCATCACTTAAAGATCTTGCAGGAGAGTTGGAAGGAGCCATCAAATTGGTTGAACGAAAGCATTTTGTTAAGTTCTGCTGATACATATATTCACATGCAGCAACTGCATATGTGCATGTTTTatattgtatcagcttttgctcTTTTTAATTGTTAGCTAGAATGCAGCAGCCATCAAGCTAGCTAGAatgctttctttttttgttacatGGTATAGATGAATGTATGGATGATTGATAAATActagctcttttggtacatGCTTGAATTAGAGTACTTCAGTACTTCATATATAGAgcattatttttgtgcaaatattCCAGGTAAATAATCGATAATGAACGAACAATAGTAAATTAAATTACGTTGTATGAATACGCATGTcgtcaatcacacaacaaaccacTTATAATCACACAATAGTATCTATAAAATTATGTCGTCAcattagtactcacacaacagaataaatgggtatcagttgtccaatgttaaatcacacaacggtatagaaacaatgtgttgtatgacttgtgaagaattcaacactgagcctcacacatacaacagttacttatgatacctgttgtgtgaatgaacaaccaacaacagtcgccatatatttctgttgtatgataagttaaccaacaacagcgtgtacttacttctgttgtctgagtgttatttttctgttgtgtgagaagttaaccaacaacagcatgtgcttacttctgttgtctgatcaccatcgaaaatgcgccgcatccaatttttggcattggcatgcgcagaattggtgcaacggttataagcaatgcgttgtgtctatgatattcagataacggtgtttcaccgttgtgtgagtgtgctcatcacacaacatcgagatagacgatagacatggtccacatcacacaacagatttccacagttgtgtgatgcagtttttgtagtagtgtattgTTCAATTCTAAACCTGCTTAGCCGTTTTTGGGTTCTGACCTGTTTAGGCGTTTAGCACTTTAGGCCTTTAGGGCTTTAGTCGATTTAGGCAACGTGTCGATTAATGGGGATATTCAGTTCTAAGAGATGACAAACACCAAACACCGGGACCGAACCGATACCCTCTTCCTCGGGTCGGTTTCTATATGGAACCGAAAGCCTCAGATCAAGAACCGATTGGAACCGCACCAAACCGACCATTTTGGGTCGGTTCCTCGGGTTTTCAGTTCAAAAATCCCAGCCCTAGCCAAACCTCCTAACCCTAGCTTGAAGGGCGAAGAAAAAATATAGATAGGTGTGGTAggggcctatttactatgtcttGCTATTCTCCATAATTTATGGGCTcgcttttaaataagtgagcggtTAGTTCGAATATAAgtggtctatttctatgtatcacAGTAGTTTCTCTTGCTACAacttcttgatctgtctagtCAAAGGCAAcagaatgatatgtaatggCTATCTTGGCATGAGTTAATGAAATCTACATTTCTTtcacaaaaaaattaataaaaataaaaacacttaAATTTCACGGACGTGTTTGATGAATTgtcttaaacataattatataaataacaaaTGCACGATTCAAAATGATATTTAACTCATTGTTAATCATCGTGCACAAGGTAGATGACCATCATATCCACTGCCGCCCATGTCCTGAGGCAGATGATGACCGCTTCACCTACCCGGAAGCTCCCCGCTCGTCGACCACCCAGCAACCGGAAAGATATAAACTGTTTAGGGTTTAAGTACATATAACATTTTTACCTCCCACTGTCCCACATGTTCAATTTGACTTATAATGTAAATttagagagattattcagagcaccgccgtgcacttgcaccaacataaatatcaaaggttgagattattttataaggattgggtcacttacaccgtcggtgcatagaataatttacTGTAAATTTAACCTCGCGCTTCCTCATGCTAATTAGCAATTTTGTAAGCTAGGCAGTAGGCACTGACACCCATAACAGTGAAAACGCCAAAagatcaacaacaacaaaaaaactaaaaacaggAGTGAGCAATGAAGCGCTGCATGCACACGTGGCCCAGCGCGTGGAAAGGTCGACACTTTCTGCATGGAAGATCAGGACTGAAACGTAATACCATAAATAATCAATTCTGTTAAAGGTCAACTTCTGGTCGCACACCAGTCCAAACCCCAAACTCATCAGACAGCTGCAGCCATTAAATCTCCCATCCATGTATTCATAGTTTATCTTACcaggaagaaaaataattatatttctAATCACTTCCCAGTAAATTCAAATCTCCTTATCAATATAATATGCCCATTTTAGATTCAAATTAAATTCACAACCAGAACCATCCAAGCTCCTTCTCCTGCTTCTAAACAATTTGATCCCTCTCTcccttcttcctcttcgtcCTCTCTGCAACTCTCTCATGCCCTCCTCACCTTGAGAtcttcaccctagaaaatcagAACCTTCCTCACTCTTTCTTCAACCATTATATATAAAACCAACCAACTTATTAACCGTTCAGTTCACTCTCGCTAGCTGCTCTATCCTTCCTCATTCCTCTATCAATGGCTTTAGTAACTCCGCCGTGCTCGGAAATTCAAAGGCCGAGAAAATCAGCTATGATTCAGAAGAAGCCGATGATGCTCAAAGATTATCTGATGGACGATCTGAGCTCCTGCTCATCCAGCGGCTTCAAATCCTTCCCACGCCGCCAATGCTGCACAACCGTCCGATTTCTCCTCGAGATCGACCTCAAATCCTCCTCCCGGCCACAActtccgccgccgccgccgcagtCCATTCACAACCACAACAACTTGAAGAATCAAAAGCCAAAGCAACTACTCGGACGGAGCAGGTCCAGAGCCGCCTCCTCCAACACCCTCTCCGCTCTCCAAAGAGCTTCGGGCGCCGTCATTAACGCCGTTAGAAACTTGCAGTTTCACACCGCcaagtcctcctcctcctcctcgacgTCGGTACAAAGCAGTGCTCGGAAAGGTGGCTTGGTACTGCTTCTGCCTCGAAGCATTTCACTGCGGCTGTGGAGGAAGAGCTTCCGGACAAAAGTAGAACAAGAAGAGAAAGACATAGTAAAGTGGAGATCGTTCCGGGAACTTCTACAGGAGCAAGATAAGCCGTCCGATCAGACCACCGCCAGTACAAAAAGTACCGACAGTAAAACCAACAGCAACAGTTGGGGGGAGAGCGAGTTTAGTTTGACCTCGGAGAGTTCAATTAGCAACGACGTGGCGGAAGGTAAAAATAGTTTACCAGAAAATAAGAAAGTCGGCGGAAGAGTTGGCGTAACAGCCGGTGAGGATTTCATGGAAACACCAACCACCACCAACTCCACCTCCACCTGCTCACCTCAAAACGCAGAGGTAAGCGCAAATTTGGGTGTTTATTTAATGCTTCGCGTGTGCATATTCTCTCTCTGTCTGCTGGTAGCTAGCTAGTGACCGTCCATTTCGGTCTATTAACCGCAAAGTTTAAAAAAAAcatgattttgattaagttgtTAAATTAGCTCAATGTATAAAACACACCGTAAGGCGTAAGTAATGACATGTATTTTAAAATTTCAACACTCATAAATACAATGAAAacgtttttaaaattttaatactCCGAAGTTCCGTTATCAGTGTATTCAAACGTGCCATAaattaccattatcgttttttttttttttgaaaggaagtaCTATCGTTAAACATCTTTGAAATTTTACGTAAGTGGGAAAGCGGGTGGATAGCTGGCTGTGGGGGATGTTGGGATTGCGATTTTGCATGCATTTCACGCGTGGGGTTTATCTAGGGAAATGTATTAGGTGCTTCTCCCTGCTATGGAATTGAATGGCTTCGAGTATTTCTAGGCCTGAGATCCTGCCACGTGCTATCTATCCCGGGATCCACGGTATTTGAATTTGCGAGACTAGCTAGTACCGTAGGGTATGAGACACTGGACCATTTCTTTATATATGACTGATTTACGATAAAGCCCCTTGCGTTATGTTGATAGTAACGGGGCGTTTAAGTGGGAATGGCGCGGTTGGTACGCGTAGTAAAGGCAGGTCACATGGGTAGTTTTGGTAATTTAGCGGGTTTTTGGGTTTCGTCGGTGACAAAGAGCGTTTGGTTTAGTCGTTTTCCTTGGTGGGTTGGCGGCTCTGAGCATCTCTAACTGCCGCTATTATTTTAAGGCCTCTTTGTTGGGTGGGGCAGTAgcactatttatttatttttaattatttgtttcaattttttggttttttattttaatttttttatcaaaattgaaaaacgaTTTTTGAAAAACatattttgaaaatgaaaatgagaaaatgATTTAATATTTTCATGATTTGAGAACATGTCTGGTAGCTTTTTTCAAaatcatttatgaaaataaagaCATCACAAATGTGTTGAATAacgaaatataaaattattatgACATATTTGTCATTGGCTTTTTCATCAAATTACTATATTGAAGAACTTTTAAACTAAACTGTATGACTTCAAACCAAATAATGTATttataataaacaaaaaataaaaataaaaaaataaaaacccactactcttcttttcttctccctctctcaGTTCTGTTTTGCTCAATGTATCACTATTCTAAAATATAAAGACTGTTCAAACCAGAGCTTTTATCTGGGCAAGTTAAAAAATAGGGGCATGAGTCATTATACTACAACTTCCGCATAGAAACATTAGCGAATCATCTTTTCCATGATATATATTAAATAGGGTGTAAGTTgctacaaaattaaaaatatcaaACAGTTCCATCCATGGGTATGAGGGAGAAGCTTCAAAAACTGCTGACCGGAGAAAACAACCTCAATTTACAATATAGACAATTAAATTTGATATGTCTGCATATTTAGCAACCAATTGATGTATATCAATACCACCCAAACCAAAGAAACAATCAGATATGGTGAGAATAGTTTTCCATCACAAACATGTTTGTCCATGCCATAGAACTACTGATTTACTGGGATCAGACttttagagaaagagaggaagGAAGGAGATGAGAGCTAGTGGAAGAGCCAAGTCTATCATGGCCTTCATCAATGTTTTATTCTCCGTGTTTTGTAATCCtctctttcattttcaaaaGGGTGAAAACATCAATTTGATGTTTTCAAATTTATAGAGTATTTTGGTTCTCATTTTTGAAAACCGTTTTCCGTGTTTTTCTAATCAAATCCACCGAATGCATATTcatctgtttttggtttttgaaaatgaaaaggCCCATatgaaaagtgaaaataaataattggaCTAGAGAGTAAAGACTCAATCTTCATAGGAGTAAATTAACTAATAGATGTTTTACACCAAAGAGATCATTCTAAGACCATCCTAATCAAAGTGTCTTAGAGGGGAGTTTTATGGAGATCCATGTACACGTGTTTCTAAAATATATCTGACTATTTGAGCCAAAATTCTTAAATCTCTCAAATTCatgtattttaattttttttccaattgAGATATATAGACATGCATATGGACATTGTCTATATAGATCTTGTTCATGAATTAAGGAAAATGTAGAAAGGCTCTATTTGTCTATGTACACCCTCAAAACCTTTTTAGTAAgctaattgttgaaaatttccCCAAAAATAACAGGTGTGGCTGAATAAAGAGGAGGAGAAAGAACAGTTAAGTCCCGTGTCGGTGCTCGATTGTCCAtttgaggatgaagatgatgagagTAGTAGTAGCTCTCCTTTTCGTTATAGACTTGCTCGAATGGAAGGTCCATccgtttcttcttcttttcttcctgatctccattttttattattattttattcttGAAAAATGTCAATTGGCTTTATGACTTTTAACTCATGTATATGAACATGTGAACAGGTACACAACACAAATTCATGCAGAAGATCAGACGATTCGAGAACCTCGCTCAACTGGAGCCAATCGACTTGGAAAGACGAATGGCAATGTCAGAGACAGATGGAGATGACCGAGATAACAGAACCGAAGAGAAAGCCGGAGAGCTAGTGAAGCAGTTGATCATCAAAACTAGTAGTTATGCCCTATCGAACGATTTGGTAGTGCATATGAAGGCCGATAAGTTGGCGGTGGATTTGTTCAGAGAGCGGAGTGTCGAAAACAGCAAGGAAAATGTGGTGATGGGAGAGGTACTGAAAGTAGCAGAAGAGTGGGTGAATGGGGAATCACCAATGTTGTCGAGTTGGGAGGTCGAAAATGGTAGAAAAGTTTATGTTAATGATATGGACAATAATTTCTTTGGGAAGTGGATGAAGTTGGATGAACAAGAAAAAGAGGTTGGTTTGGAGTTGGAGGTTGAGGTATGGAATTATTTGCTGAATGAATTCCTGCTTGATCTAGTTAGCTAGATAGTTAATAGGTCACTTGGTTAGCGTGGTCTGTGGAGTAGGAAGAAATTCTCGTATACAACCTTTGACGCGTACAATTCATCGATCTTTCACATTTTATTTCAACACAGTTCATCGATTTGTGAGAATAAGGTTGTATTCGACGGTTGTACACGAGAATTTTTTTGAACAAAATGGGCCGGTTGATATGCATTTGGAATTAGGCAAGTCATTGACTAGAATGGCTACATAAATGTGTAGGTTGAAGCAAGAGggatgaaattttgaaattagGAGGACCAGTTGTGATTCCCTTCCATTCTTTATAAATCATCCTTCTCATTATTTTGAGTGACCATTTCTACATCCTCACTTTGTGCATTATTTTCCAACAttaatatcattttttttccatACATTAAAGTTATGAAAACATAACTCGCATCGCATACCATTGGcggactcaaaattttatttttatgtggACATATTTCTATATTCTCTTTATTTTAAACTGTTATAAGGACATACATATTAATATTTAGGCTGAAATTTTGTCTGCTAGTTAATAGATGATCAATTAACTTCACCATACACAAAAACTTAGTGGGGGCATGAGCCCTCACTTTTCCCCAACTAGGTCCATCTATGTTGGATACTAAGTAGTGTCACCATGAAAAGAGGTAATAAATGGGACAGCTAAAGAGTTAAGCCATAGGATAGCCGACGTGGATAACTAGCTACAACTGGTCATTGAATGAGTTACCTTGTGTATGTGTATGCTGTATGGTGAGTTACTAAATGCACCATCTCATTTGAATGAAACGATtttcgtttcaaaaaaaaaaatcgaaactaAAAACCCTCGTCAAAAAATGATATCACAAATTAAAAATGTCCATTCGAAATGCCCAATgtgttaaaaaaagaaaaagaaaagcccAATGTGGTTAATATAAGTAAAACAGCCCAATTAGCCTTTGATTGGTCAGGATTAAATTTTTTACTGCAGCTCTCCTGGTGAgggccaatttttttttcaggttgACCCACCAATACCATCGCTGTAATTCATAGATAAAAGAACAAAGCCAAACCAAAACCTCACCCAACCCAGTAATTCTTTCTTcaataaaaattcaaattgcACCAATATGTAAACCACCTTTCTTCGTCTTCGATTGCGCATTGATTCTTGTGTGTCGAATCCTAGGCTCCCTGAATCTCCCTCCATTAAATGCGTGCCTTTCTCAATTAATGGGAGAGCCTCATTGCCATTTGCCACCTTCATCCTAATAGAAAAGAgccagagaaaaagaaaagacagcTTCTCTGTTATTTTGGGCAACACACATGAAACTTTTGCCGCCTGTTCGTCTTAAAAGAGGGTCTGATATTTCTATATAATCTGATTCTGATACATTTCTTCTCCAACAATCCGACCCTTTTGATTAAAGCTTTGATTTTTGGCTATAGTTTACGGCATTGCGTCTGAAAGCTAGTCTTTGGGGTTTAACAGAGTTGgtatttattgggttttgattatCAATATTGGAATATGAAGAACGAGGATCAAGCTAGGTTTCTGTTTGGGATTTCACTCTCTGATAGACCTGTGTGGCAGCAATTCATTATTTGCTCGTCTGGGTTCTTCTTTGGTTACCTTGTCAATGGCGTTTGTGAGGTTTGTTTCTAATTCAATTTGATCATTATGAATTATGTGCGAATGTTTCTTCATTCTCAGATATGATTAATTGTTGTTTGTTATGAACATTTTCTCAATTtgctttgttgttgttcttagtTTCATTTTTCACTGTTTGATTGGTGGAAATGTGGGAGGAGAAAATGGATTGGAGTGAGTTTAGTGCATTTTGTTCCAAATGGATGTGTGGTGGCTTTGCTgtgtataaaaaaaatttaaggtcATGAACTTTCCTCAGCTACCTAAACAGAGTTTTGGGACAATGTTTAGGTAACAATGGGTTTTCCTTGCCATGTTTTTGTTTAGGTCATGTTTGTATGTTCTTCTATCTTTGGTTCAGTTCTCCTGTCATTCATTTTTCTCAGTCACAAACAGAGTTTAGAATAATGTTTTGGTGAGGATAGGATTTCATTTGCTATCTTATGATTGTACCTCAAGTTGCATTTTTCATGCTGTTAACATGTCTTCCTTAAATATCAGGAATACGTATATAATCGTCTACAATTCAGGTTAGTCCACCTTGCTCGAACCATACCATTTGATTTCTTCTATAGTTTCAACATGATATCTGCTTAACTAAATCTTCTCTAATTTTGCAGCTATGGATGGTACTTTACATTTGTACAAGGATTTGTATACCTGGGTCTCATATACCTTCAAGGTTTCACCACGCAGAAAATGGTGAATCCTTGGAAAACATATGTGAAGCTCTCTGCTGTTCTTATGGGTTCTCATGGATTGACTAAGGGATCCTTGGCCTGGCTCAATTATCCTGCACAGATTATGTTCAAGTCCACAAAGGTAAATTTGTGAATAAATCTACATGGTTTACTTTTGGTTTTTGTGACCTTCTAAGTAAGCTGATAGTTGATAAATTTTTGGTTCGGAAATACAGTCCTCCAAATCTCATGACATTGTCACACGTATTCAGGTCCTGCCAGTGATGGTGATGGGGGCATTTGTTCCTGGATTGAGAAGGAAATACCCAATTCATGAATACATATCTGCAATACTGCTAGTGATTGGTCTCATTATTTTCACATTAGCAGATGCAAACACATCTCCCAACTTCAGCATATTGGGTGTGGTGATGATATCAGGCGCTCTAATTATGGACGCTTTCCTTGGGAATGTACAAGAAGCAATCTTTACCATGAATCCTGACACCACACAGGTGATCTTTCAGTTCCTATATATCCTCTCCTGGTCTTTCAAATGGTTTAGAAGATATGCGATAAAGCTGTTGTCTTAATAACATGTTATTATTGACTGCAGACAGAGATGTTGTTCTGCTCAACAGTAGTTGGGTTGCCAATGCTACTTCCACCTATGATTCTTACTGGAGAACTGTTTAGGGCCTGGAATTCTTGCGCTGAGGTTAGTGATGCTTGATCTTCACTTCATTTTCTAAAGAGTGGTGTTTGTGTTTCCGTCAAGGAA contains these protein-coding regions:
- the LOC112175459 gene encoding uncharacterized protein LOC112175459, whose translation is MALVTPPCSEIQRPRKSAMIQKKPMMLKDYLMDDLSSCSSSGFKSFPRRQCCTTVRFLLEIDLKSSSRPQLPPPPPQSIHNHNNLKNQKPKQLLGRSRSRAASSNTLSALQRASGAVINAVRNLQFHTAKSSSSSSTSVQSSARKGGLVLLLPRSISLRLWRKSFRTKVEQEEKDIVKWRSFRELLQEQDKPSDQTTASTKSTDSKTNSNSWGESEFSLTSESSISNDVAEGKNSLPENKKVGGRVGVTAGEDFMETPTTTNSTSTCSPQNAEVWLNKEEEKEQLSPVSVLDCPFEDEDDESSSSSPFRYRLARMEGTQHKFMQKIRRFENLAQLEPIDLERRMAMSETDGDDRDNRTEEKAGELVKQLIIKTSSYALSNDLVVHMKADKLAVDLFRERSVENSKENVVMGEVLKVAEEWVNGESPMLSSWEVENGRKVYVNDMDNNFFGKWMKLDEQEKEVGLELEVEVWNYLLNEFLLDLVS
- the LOC112175283 gene encoding UDP-galactose/UDP-glucose transporter 2, with the translated sequence MKNEDQARFLFGISLSDRPVWQQFIICSSGFFFGYLVNGVCEEYVYNRLQFSYGWYFTFVQGFVYLGLIYLQGFTTQKMVNPWKTYVKLSAVLMGSHGLTKGSLAWLNYPAQIMFKSTKVLPVMVMGAFVPGLRRKYPIHEYISAILLVIGLIIFTLADANTSPNFSILGVVMISGALIMDAFLGNVQEAIFTMNPDTTQTEMLFCSTVVGLPMLLPPMILTGELFRAWNSCAEHPYVYGVLMFEAIATFVGQVSVLSLIALFGAATTAMVTTARKAVTLLLSYIIFTKPMTEEHGTGLLLIAMGIILKMVPENQVNKHAKSFKEVLMNVPEANDIEEDEENKALV